The nucleotide sequence GATGGTTTACAGGCGAATATGACTGCTAAGCCAGTTAAACCAACACCGCAGCCTAATTCTAAAACGTTCTGTTTCTCaaatgaatgaatatttttcaaacagtaaTCTGCTAACATTTTTCCAGcctgaaaaaaaacgaatacctATATTGCTAAGTTTACGATGACTCAATTTTGGCCACTCAAGTGATAGTGAAGCTATTCGTCACATTCTACCTGCCAAACACTCAATCCTGTCGTGCCGTCAGAAATTGTACTAGTATTCTGCAGAACTGTAATGAATTGATCTTCAGATATCATGTAATGAATGTAATGAGTTTCACTTTCAGGCTGTTCCAGTAATTTAAGGTAGTAATGGTAAACCTTCTCATCAACGTCTTCATTTCTTCCTTCCAACTATGAAATGAAGACAAAAATATACGTTGGTCAACACATTCGAACTAAATATATCATCTAAAGGAACGAATAGTTTTGTTAAGCAGTTTAAATAGTTCAATGAGAAAGTACCTCCTGTagtattgtttttaaaaatgatacttgATAAGATTTCTTCAgaggatatttttgatttatttcatgaaaaaaagtgcTAGGAAAAAGTACGTTGATTTCTCGAATGGTATAttctttcaatttctgcaaaaatgataataataacaatCCATTATATCCACGGACCGTAAACAAAATACTTGATTCGTGGTTTGATTGGCATATTAATTGCATTCAATGTAAGTACAAACACATACCTCATGGAAACATTTGAAAGGAACTTGAaggaaaaagtttttcaatacgTCTGTCAACAAATTGTCACTTTCCCAGTGTCCGGTATCCATTGCTGggaaaatcaaatgaaataatgaaaacttttcataaatttaaagtctgtttaaaataaaaaactccaCGAAAACTCATCCGAATTCGAAGACTCGACTCGATCGAGGTGCGAAGATGCGGTTTTATCACCACCCCACCAAGTGCCAAGTGATAAGAAACACGCGAGACAAGAAAATCATTTTACGAACAATTTACGGTTTTACAGTAAATTACCATTACTGCCCAACataattttcgtattttaaaaatttttaataataaaaataatcactaATCAGTCACTTTCTTTGGCtggatttcatatttttgattttgtatatCATTTCACTATattattattcaataattttgaatagattAAGCAtgcaaataaaataatgatggaAGATGAAGATGAATGCTGAATAATTATTCGTCATTCATGTATgcaaatttcgccaaatttctGATCATTCAAATAGAAGTTGGAAACTAAAATGCGTATTTTTTCGActgttttgattgattgattCTTTAGACATGTTGACAGctaattgattaaaatattcgATAGTTGataattcacatcaaaattcttcattttcaagtCCACTGTTTGATAGATGTACAATTTCTACtcggaaaaattataaaatgagcaACACGATCGAAAtactttcgaataaaaaatgttgattttatttacggaagaaaaaaacaatgaaaatcaaCGCTTACAAAATTATATAAACTTCCTTTGaacataaaattataaaaatagaaaaccgtggtacctacatataaaagataattatttttaataatactCGAATCAGCTTGATAATTTAAACATAATACAACATCAAATTACAAATAGTAAAGAATCAGAATTCGATGACTTAAAATAAAGTATTGATCATCAAGTAGGTAATCAAAGCAGTATCtccgaattgaataaaaaaaaaattgattttaattatttaaaggAAAAAGCAATAGGAAAACACATAGAACAGCAACCTTCTtcga is from Planococcus citri chromosome 1, ihPlaCitr1.1, whole genome shotgun sequence and encodes:
- the LOC135831869 gene encoding putative protein N-methyltransferase FAM86B2 isoform X3; amino-acid sequence: MDTGHWESDNLLTDVLKNFFLQVPFKCFHEKLKEYTIREINVLFPSTFFHEINQKYPLKKSYQVSFLKTILQELEGRNEDVDEKVYHYYLKLLEQPESETHYIHYMISEDQFITVLQNTSTISDGTTGLSVWQVFVFFQAGKMLADYCLKNIHSFEKQNVLELGCGVGLTGLAVIFACKPSSYCFTDIHEKVLNYLESNIKLNVAITRCLTEANISYFESSDVETKISIINLPWENVDSNLTDSIKPDIILAADVVYDTTLFHPFCRAVNEFVRRNKEINIISWKKKLKLLQRGIPVSTISVK
- the LOC135831869 gene encoding putative protein N-methyltransferase FAM86B2 isoform X2 translates to MDTGHWESDNLLTDVLKNFFLQVPFKCFHEKLKEYTIREINVLFPSTFFHEINQKYPLKKSYQVSFLKTILQELEGRNEDVDEKVYHYYLKLLEQPESETHYIHYMISEDQFITVLQNTSTISDGTTGLSVWQAGKMLADYCLKNIHSFEKQNVLELGCGVGLTGLAVIFACKPSSYCFTDIHEKVLNYLESNIKLNVAITRCLTEANISYFESSDVETKISIINLPWENVDSNLTDSIKPDIILAADVVYDTTLFHPFCRAVNEFVRRNKEVRILIACTVRNSLTLEEFCLVLHQYNLVEKEIEAVTTWNSSFNDKCQVKIFSILPVPTSKYA
- the LOC135831869 gene encoding putative protein N-methyltransferase FAM86B2 isoform X1; this encodes MDTGHWESDNLLTDVLKNFFLQVPFKCFHEKLKEYTIREINVLFPSTFFHEINQKYPLKKSYQVSFLKTILQELEGRNEDVDEKVYHYYLKLLEQPESETHYIHYMISEDQFITVLQNTSTISDGTTGLSVWQVFVFFQAGKMLADYCLKNIHSFEKQNVLELGCGVGLTGLAVIFACKPSSYCFTDIHEKVLNYLESNIKLNVAITRCLTEANISYFESSDVETKISIINLPWENVDSNLTDSIKPDIILAADVVYDTTLFHPFCRAVNEFVRRNKEVRILIACTVRNSLTLEEFCLVLHQYNLVEKEIEAVTTWNSSFNDKCQVKIFSILPVPTSKYA